From the genome of Vicia villosa cultivar HV-30 ecotype Madison, WI linkage group LG2, Vvil1.0, whole genome shotgun sequence, one region includes:
- the LOC131651257 gene encoding uncharacterized protein LOC131651257, producing the protein MDGRNDAAIAAALEAMAQALEHQRRRECCISQFGYFPERESACLQGIYEEDNNAYYKVVSERIGKHQQNCGKPYDAPAGKGKQKAAQGQRTSGGDAPASIVCFKCGKPGHKSNMCIAEVRMCFRCGKFGHEIADCKHKEVICFNCNEEGHISTQCQKPKREQLGGKVLALAGTQTTNEDRLIRGTSFINSIPLITIIDIGATHCFIAADCVKKLNL; encoded by the exons ATGGATGGAAGGAATGATGCTGCAATTGCTGCTGCTTTGGAGGCTATGGCTCAGGCATTGGAACATCAACGTCGGCGAGAATGCTGTATCTCGCAGTTTGGCTACTTTCCAGAGAGAGAGTCCGCCTGCCTTCAAGG AATTTATGAGGAGGATAATAATGCTTATTACAAGGTTGTCAGTGAGAGAATAGGTAAGCACCAACAAAATTGTGGTAAGCCTTACGATGCTCCAGCTGGAAAAGGTAAACAGAAAGCTGCTCAGGGtcagagaactagtgggggagacgCTCCTGCTAGTATTGTGTGCTTCAAATGTGGAAAACCCGGGCATAAGAGTAACATGTGTATTGCTGAAGTGAGAATGTGTTTCCGTTGTGGTAAGTTTGGGCATGAGATAGCTGATTGTAAACACAAAGAGGTTATATGTTTCAACTGTAACGAGGAAGGACACATCAGTACTCAGTGTCAGAAGCCGAAGAGGGAGCAGCTTGGTGGAAAAGTGCTCGCTTTGGCTGGGACTCAAACAACCAATGAGGATAGGCTTATTAGAGGTACATCCTTCATTAATAgtattcctttaattactattattgatattgGTGCTACACATTGTTTTATTGCTGCTGACTGTGTGAAAAAGTTGAATCTTTAG